The Miscanthus floridulus cultivar M001 chromosome 7, ASM1932011v1, whole genome shotgun sequence genome includes a region encoding these proteins:
- the LOC136463189 gene encoding uncharacterized protein, producing the protein MGNCVQSSGGESSCGAIEAGRQLLQRRRSAAGDEEEVIIDQGVAPSVTKVKMVLTKGELGWLVAQLKAGDRRLEDVLPEMAPKREGRAATNGWRPSLQSIVECPAETAAATSDD; encoded by the coding sequence ATGGGCAACTGCGtccagagcagcggcggcgagaGCAGCTGTGGCGCCATAGAAGCTGGACGGCAGCTGCTGCAGCGGAGGAGAAGCGCTGctggtgatgaggaggaggtaaTAATTGATCAAGGGGTGGCGCCGTCGGTTACGAAGGTGAAGATGGTGCTGACCAAGGGCGAGCTGGGGTGGCTGGTGGCGCAGCTCAAGGCCGGCGACCGCCGCCTCGAGGACGTGCTCCCGGAGATGGCGCCCAAGCGTGAGGGCCGGGCCGCCACCAACGGATGGCGGCCTAGCCTTCAGAGCATCGTCGAGTGCCCGGCCGAGACGGCGGCCGCCACCTCCGATGATTAG